Proteins from a genomic interval of Pseudomonas paeninsulae:
- the ptsN gene encoding PTS IIA-like nitrogen regulatory protein PtsN, with product MIRLENILTPGRSLVNVPGGSKKRVLEQIANLVARELPDLDGQDIFESLIAREKLGSTGFGNGIAIPHCRLPGCNAPISALLRLDAAVDFDAIDGAPVDLLFVLLVPEAATDEHLELLRQIASMLDRSDVRERLRQAQSSDALYQVVVDIQSQLNRA from the coding sequence ATGATCCGACTCGAAAATATCCTGACCCCCGGCCGTTCCCTGGTGAACGTGCCGGGAGGCAGTAAGAAACGCGTACTCGAACAGATAGCCAACCTGGTGGCACGCGAACTGCCCGACCTGGATGGCCAAGACATCTTCGAAAGCCTGATCGCCCGTGAAAAACTCGGCTCGACCGGTTTCGGTAATGGCATTGCCATTCCGCACTGTCGCCTGCCGGGCTGTAACGCACCGATCAGTGCGCTGTTGCGCCTGGATGCAGCGGTGGACTTCGACGCCATAGACGGCGCCCCGGTCGACCTGCTGTTCGTCCTGCTGGTACCGGAAGCGGCCACCGACGAACACTTGGAACTGCTGCGCCAGATTGCCAGCATGCTCGACCGCAGCGATGTGCGTGAGCGTTTGCGCCAAGCCCAGAGCAGCGACGCGCTGTATCAGGTCGTGGTGGACATACAAAGCCAACTCAACCGGGCCTGA
- the rapZ gene encoding RNase adapter RapZ, with product MRLIIVSGRSGSGKSTALDVLEDNGFYCIDNLPAGLLPELAERTLQDTELLHPQVAVSIDARNLPSQLKRFPEILEEVRARHIKCDVVYLDADEETLLKRFSETRRRHPLTNANRSLAEAIADESLLLGPITDLADLQIDTTHLNLYQLRDSLKLRLLNQPEPGTAFLVESFGFKRGMPVDADLVFDVRCLPNPYWKPDLRDFSGIDQPVADYLAAQADVEEMFQDILAYLKKWLPRFAASNRAYVTVAIGCTGGHHRSVYLANRLGEALKPILKNVQVRHRDLS from the coding sequence ATGCGCTTGATCATCGTCAGCGGTCGCTCCGGCTCCGGCAAAAGCACCGCCCTCGACGTCCTTGAGGACAACGGCTTCTACTGCATCGATAACCTGCCGGCCGGCCTGCTCCCCGAACTGGCGGAGCGCACCCTGCAGGACACCGAACTGCTCCACCCACAAGTCGCCGTGTCGATCGACGCGCGCAACCTGCCCAGCCAGCTCAAGCGTTTCCCGGAAATCCTCGAAGAGGTCCGTGCGCGGCATATCAAGTGCGACGTGGTCTACCTGGATGCCGATGAGGAAACCCTGCTCAAGCGTTTTTCCGAGACCCGCAGGCGCCATCCGCTGACCAACGCGAACCGCTCGCTGGCCGAGGCCATTGCCGATGAAAGTCTGCTGCTCGGGCCAATCACCGACCTCGCCGACCTGCAAATCGACACCACCCATCTCAACCTCTACCAGTTGCGCGACAGCCTGAAGCTGCGCCTGCTCAATCAACCGGAGCCAGGCACGGCCTTTCTGGTCGAGTCGTTCGGCTTCAAGCGCGGCATGCCGGTGGATGCCGATCTGGTGTTCGATGTGCGCTGCCTGCCCAACCCCTACTGGAAGCCGGACCTGCGCGATTTTTCCGGGATCGACCAGCCGGTTGCCGATTATCTGGCGGCCCAGGCCGATGTCGAGGAAATGTTCCAGGACATCCTCGCCTACCTGAAGAAATGGCTGCCCCGCTTCGCCGCCAGCAACCGCGCCTATGTCACGGTGGCAATAGGTTGCACTGGCGGTCATCACCGCTCGGTATACCTGGCCAATCGCCTGGGCGAGGCCCTGAAACCCATTCTGAAAAACGTCCAGGTTCGCCACCGCGACCTTAGCTAA
- a CDS encoding HPr family phosphocarrier protein, giving the protein MPTCQVTIINKLGLHARAAAKFVGVAGRFPCQVRVGRAPESLVDGKSIMAVMMLAAGKGTPIHLHTEGEQDDDALNSLVELINNYFDEGE; this is encoded by the coding sequence ATGCCCACCTGCCAAGTCACCATCATCAACAAACTGGGCCTGCATGCACGCGCAGCCGCCAAGTTCGTCGGTGTCGCCGGGCGCTTCCCCTGCCAGGTCAGGGTCGGCCGCGCACCGGAGAGCCTGGTGGACGGCAAAAGCATCATGGCGGTAATGATGCTCGCGGCTGGCAAAGGCACGCCGATTCACCTGCACACCGAAGGTGAGCAGGACGATGACGCACTCAACTCCCTGGTCGAACTGATCAACAACTACTTCGACGAAGGCGAATAA
- the pmbA gene encoding metalloprotease PmbA, producing the protein MSAVDSVGPEAVPQLQAQVEQIIAEAKKQGASGCEVAVSVEQGLSTSVRQGEVETVEFNRDQGFGITLYVGQRKGSASTSASGDAAIRETVAAALAIAKHASEDEAAGLADAELMAREFPQLDLYHAWAVSPEQAIEQALRCEAAAFAADPRIKNADGTTLNTHQGCRVYGNSHGFISGYASTRHSLSCVMIAEDGGQMQRDYWYDVNRQGELLADAAGIGQRAAQRAVSRLGARPVPTCEVPVLFSAELATGLFGHFLAAISGGNLYRKSSFLEGALGQQLFPEWLTLDERPHIPRALGSAAFDGDGLATYAKPFVAGGELVSYVLGTYSGRKLGMPSTANSGGVHNLFVSHGAEDQNALLKRMGRGLLVTELMGQGLNMVTGDYSRGAGGFWVENGEIQFPVQEVTIAGNLRDMFKQIVAVGNDLELRSNIRTGSVLIEKMTVAGS; encoded by the coding sequence ATGAGTGCAGTAGATAGTGTCGGCCCCGAAGCCGTGCCGCAGTTGCAGGCCCAGGTCGAGCAGATTATCGCCGAGGCGAAGAAGCAGGGCGCCAGTGGCTGTGAGGTGGCCGTGTCGGTGGAACAAGGCTTGTCCACGTCGGTTCGCCAGGGCGAAGTCGAAACGGTCGAATTCAATCGTGACCAGGGTTTCGGTATCACCCTGTATGTCGGCCAGCGCAAGGGCTCGGCCAGCACCTCGGCAAGTGGCGATGCCGCTATCCGGGAAACCGTGGCGGCGGCTCTGGCGATCGCCAAGCATGCGTCGGAAGATGAGGCAGCAGGCTTGGCCGATGCCGAGCTGATGGCGCGCGAGTTTCCGCAACTGGATTTGTATCACGCCTGGGCGGTCAGTCCGGAGCAGGCCATCGAGCAGGCGCTGCGCTGTGAAGCTGCAGCCTTTGCCGCGGACCCGCGGATCAAGAACGCCGACGGCACCACCCTCAATACCCATCAGGGCTGCAGGGTCTATGGCAATAGTCATGGTTTCATCTCAGGCTATGCCAGCACGCGGCACAGCTTGAGCTGTGTGATGATCGCCGAAGATGGCGGGCAGATGCAGCGCGATTACTGGTATGACGTCAATCGTCAGGGCGAGCTGCTGGCCGATGCCGCAGGGATTGGTCAGCGTGCCGCGCAGCGTGCGGTCAGTCGTCTGGGCGCGCGGCCGGTACCGACCTGCGAAGTGCCGGTGCTGTTTTCCGCCGAACTGGCGACGGGGCTGTTTGGGCATTTCCTCGCGGCTATTTCCGGCGGCAACCTGTACCGTAAGTCATCCTTTCTCGAAGGTGCCCTGGGCCAGCAGTTGTTCCCCGAGTGGCTGACTCTCGACGAGCGTCCGCATATTCCGCGTGCCCTGGGCAGTGCGGCCTTCGACGGCGATGGGCTGGCGACCTATGCCAAGCCCTTTGTCGCGGGCGGCGAGCTGGTCTCCTACGTGCTGGGCACCTACTCGGGGCGCAAGCTGGGCATGCCGAGTACGGCCAACTCTGGAGGTGTGCATAATCTGTTCGTCAGCCATGGCGCGGAAGACCAGAACGCGCTGCTCAAGCGCATGGGCCGTGGCCTGTTGGTCACCGAGTTGATGGGCCAGGGCCTGAACATGGTCACCGGCGACTATTCGCGAGGGGCTGGTGGTTTTTGGGTAGAGAACGGCGAGATCCAGTTCCCGGTGCAGGAGGTGACCATCGCCGGCAACCTGCGCGACATGTTCAAACAGATAGTCGCGGTGGGTAACGATCTCGAGCTGCGCAGTAATATCCGCACCGGCTCGGTGTTGATCGAGAAGATGACGGTGGCGGGTAGCTGA
- the yjgA gene encoding ribosome biogenesis factor YjgA yields MPEYLDDFSGEKSKTQVKRELHALQDLGQRLTTLKPDLLNKLPLTDEMRRALEEAPKHTANSAKKRHMQFIGRLMRDQDIEAILTLLDQLDASTRQYNERFHGLERWRDRLINGTDDTLEAFVGDYPEADRQHLRQLIRQAQHELAQNKAPATSRKIFKYIRELDEAQRGLR; encoded by the coding sequence ATGCCTGAATATCTTGATGACTTCTCCGGCGAGAAGAGTAAAACCCAGGTCAAGCGCGAGCTGCACGCCTTGCAAGACCTGGGTCAACGCCTGACCACCCTGAAGCCCGACTTGCTCAACAAACTGCCGTTGACCGACGAAATGCGCCGCGCCCTCGAAGAGGCGCCCAAGCACACGGCCAATTCCGCGAAAAAGCGCCATATGCAGTTTATCGGCCGGCTGATGCGCGATCAGGACATCGAAGCGATTCTTACCCTGCTCGACCAGCTTGATGCCTCCACCCGTCAGTACAACGAACGCTTTCATGGCCTGGAGCGCTGGCGTGACCGTCTTATCAACGGTACCGACGACACCCTGGAAGCCTTTGTTGGCGACTATCCTGAAGCAGATCGGCAACACCTGCGGCAGTTGATTCGCCAGGCCCAGCACGAACTGGCGCAGAACAAAGCGCCAGCGACCTCGCGCAAAATCTTCAAGTACATCCGCGAACTGGACGAAGCCCAACGCGGATTGCGTTGA